One window of Campylobacter avium LMG 24591 genomic DNA carries:
- a CDS encoding 1-aminocyclopropane-1-carboxylate deaminase/D-cysteine desulfhydrase, whose protein sequence is MKTFCISPIEKFSLCSFSFYVKRDDLLGEINGNKARKMAFFMDKNYKQGTRFISYGSSQSNALAALSIFCKNKGLNLFFVCEKISSFLKQNPQGNYALALKNKALILENLDFKDKKDMALSLYKKGDIFINEGIAMKEAEVGLKILAKEIEEQSKALDIKFDIFLPSGTGTSAFFLAKNINFNVYTCSCVGNDEYLKEQMLNLGSIPKNLFILKKTRKFHFAKPYEELFKLYKKALNQGLEFDLLYDTVGLYTILENKIEFKNPLLYIHQGGLSGNSSMLKRYERKFLAQGSFE, encoded by the coding sequence TTGAAAACTTTTTGTATTAGCCCCATAGAAAAATTTAGCCTTTGCTCTTTTTCATTTTATGTGAAAAGGGATGATTTATTAGGCGAGATAAATGGCAACAAGGCTAGAAAAATGGCCTTTTTTATGGATAAAAACTATAAGCAAGGCACAAGGTTCATATCTTACGGCTCCTCTCAAAGCAATGCTCTTGCAGCTTTAAGTATCTTTTGTAAAAATAAAGGCTTAAATTTGTTTTTTGTTTGTGAAAAAATTTCATCTTTTTTAAAGCAAAATCCGCAGGGAAACTATGCCTTAGCACTTAAAAACAAAGCTTTAATACTTGAAAATTTAGACTTTAAGGATAAAAAAGACATGGCTTTAAGCCTTTATAAAAAGGGCGATATTTTCATAAATGAAGGCATTGCTATGAAAGAAGCCGAAGTTGGGCTTAAAATTTTGGCCAAGGAGATAGAAGAGCAAAGCAAGGCTTTAGACATAAAATTTGATATTTTCTTGCCCTCAGGCACTGGAACTAGTGCTTTTTTTCTCGCTAAAAATATAAATTTCAATGTTTATACTTGCTCTTGTGTTGGAAATGATGAGTATTTAAAAGAACAAATGCTAAATCTAGGCAGCATTCCAAAAAATCTGTTTATACTAAAAAAGACTAGAAAATTTCACTTTGCAAAACCTTATGAAGAGCTTTTTAAGCTTTATAAAAAGGCTTTAAATCAAGGCTTAGAATTTGATTTATTGTATGATACGGTAGGGCTTTATACTATTTTAGAAAATAAAATTGAATTTAAAAATCCACTTTTATACATACACCAAGGCGGTTTGAGCGGAAATTCAAGCATGTTAAAAAGGTACGAAAGAAAGTTTTTAGCACAAGGCAGCTTCGAATAA
- a CDS encoding OmpA family protein — protein sequence MQEINKNNSFYMFYPLLIAVLFVLFLFIFCALLYKNVAAKAEIQEEYKKLLNQKEAFEQSKKDFKQRQDLILSLSKNLDLNQTVNLNSKDRDFLLLLTQFQKQEDELNSLKNNFNLAKKRILELSFLQSDTILALQAILDANISLDSQSGAVVISSDSLFNESSYNLKSEAKSKLRKVLSEYFDAILENKELSQSLEHIIIEVHTDSQGSSYMYKLDLSHKRAYELLGFINSFYKNDRLSSLILASGKSFSQPVLVNGVEDKAASNRVKIYFTVSHKAIIEKFENFLY from the coding sequence ATGCAAGAGATAAACAAGAATAATTCATTTTATATGTTTTATCCCTTGCTTATTGCGGTATTATTCGTACTTTTTTTATTTATCTTTTGCGCACTTTTATATAAAAATGTAGCGGCAAAAGCTGAGATACAAGAGGAATACAAAAAACTACTAAATCAAAAAGAAGCCTTTGAACAAAGCAAAAAAGACTTTAAACAAAGGCAGGATTTAATCCTTTCTTTGTCTAAGAATTTAGATTTAAATCAAACTGTGAATTTGAATTCAAAAGATAGAGATTTCTTACTTTTATTAACGCAGTTTCAAAAGCAAGAGGATGAGCTTAACTCTCTTAAAAACAATTTTAATCTAGCAAAAAAAAGAATTTTAGAGCTTAGCTTTTTGCAAAGTGATACTATCTTAGCGCTTCAGGCTATACTTGATGCGAATATTAGTCTTGATTCTCAAAGCGGGGCTGTTGTGATTTCATCTGATTCTTTATTTAACGAATCATCTTATAATCTTAAAAGCGAGGCAAAATCCAAGCTAAGAAAGGTTTTAAGTGAGTATTTTGACGCTATTTTAGAAAATAAAGAACTAAGTCAAAGCCTAGAGCATATCATCATAGAAGTTCACACAGACTCACAAGGTTCATCTTATATGTATAAGCTTGATTTATCGCACAAAAGAGCTTATGAGCTACTTGGCTTTATAAATTCCTTTTATAAAAACGACAGATTATCAAGCCTAATTTTAGCCAGCGGCAAGTCCTTTTCTCAGCCTGTTTTAGTGAATGGTGTTGAGGATAAGGCAGCTAGCAATAGGGTTAAAATTTATTTTACCGTATCACACAAAGCAATCATAGAAAAATTTGAAAACTTTTTGTATTAG
- a CDS encoding ATP-dependent helicase encodes MPLSRLNEEQFKAASTKLGHNLIIASAGTGKTSTIVARIAYLLQNEVAPHEILLLTFTNKASKEMIDRLGKYFDKKITKNILAGTFHGVAYELLKRKNKNISLKMPSELKNLFKSIYARRKFAHISDVKPYEASYLYEIYSLFQNKSENENFADFFLRNYNKEQAVFLQIYEDLLREYEEEKRRFDYVDFNDLLLRLKEELLNEKMEFTEILVDEYQDTNSLQASLIDSFKSKSLFCVGDYDQSIYAFNGADISIIGNFQKRFKDANIYSLNKNYRSSNEILQIANKVILNNERLYPKQLVVTREGNFRKPALLVYDDLYEQYKEIAKIIYQSSVKHEDIAILFRNKASADGMELALRSHGINCVRKGTWSFFDSKEVKAYCAFLSLFVNPKDIMAFMYLMEHAKGVGSALSKELFDNLSKLGHGNLIKAFLEPDSNVKLEKSVKINSSLGLFDDLEPRVNTSRFELNSDFKTHPILDFTKINEDMAKVLEQLYLYLKQAKACENSYELSNIISSNRFFIKLCELFINQRCVNKAGQIDSNKKEEAILRMQEKINKLVEYSKEYKDIRNYYNFLSLATSDISSGKGVNLLTIHASKGLEFKTVFIIDLVQERFPNKKLMSRMGGSLEEERRLFYVAATRAMDMLYLSYAKKDSKNKDKEYKPSCFLFEAALC; translated from the coding sequence ATGCCGCTTTCAAGACTGAACGAGGAACAATTTAAAGCAGCTAGCACAAAACTTGGGCATAATCTAATAATAGCAAGCGCTGGCACAGGAAAAACATCAACCATAGTAGCTAGGATAGCGTATTTGCTGCAAAATGAAGTGGCACCGCATGAAATTTTACTCCTTACTTTTACAAACAAAGCTTCAAAAGAAATGATAGATAGGCTTGGAAAGTATTTTGATAAAAAAATTACAAAAAATATCCTAGCAGGCACCTTTCACGGCGTGGCTTACGAGCTTTTAAAAAGAAAAAATAAAAATATAAGCTTAAAAATGCCTTCCGAGCTTAAAAATTTATTTAAAAGCATATACGCTAGGAGGAAATTTGCTCATATTAGCGATGTAAAGCCTTATGAAGCCTCTTACTTGTATGAGATATATTCTTTATTTCAAAACAAAAGCGAAAACGAAAATTTTGCAGACTTTTTTTTACGAAATTACAACAAAGAACAAGCCGTGTTTTTGCAAATTTATGAAGACCTTTTAAGAGAATATGAGGAGGAAAAAAGACGCTTTGATTATGTTGATTTTAATGACTTGCTTTTGAGATTAAAAGAGGAGCTTTTAAATGAAAAAATGGAATTTACTGAAATTTTGGTTGATGAATATCAAGATACAAATTCCTTGCAAGCTTCTTTGATTGATTCTTTTAAAAGCAAGAGTTTGTTTTGCGTGGGTGATTATGATCAGAGCATTTATGCTTTTAATGGTGCTGACATAAGCATTATAGGAAATTTTCAAAAGAGATTTAAAGACGCTAATATTTATTCTTTAAACAAAAACTACCGCTCGTCAAATGAAATTTTACAAATAGCAAATAAGGTTATTTTAAACAATGAAAGATTATACCCCAAACAACTTGTAGTCACTAGAGAGGGGAATTTTAGAAAGCCTGCTTTATTAGTTTATGATGATTTGTATGAGCAGTATAAAGAAATAGCTAAAATAATCTATCAAAGCTCTGTAAAGCACGAGGATATAGCTATATTGTTTAGAAATAAAGCAAGCGCAGATGGCATGGAACTAGCCCTAAGAAGCCATGGGATAAATTGCGTTAGAAAAGGTACTTGGAGCTTTTTTGACAGCAAGGAGGTAAAGGCGTATTGTGCCTTTTTGTCTCTTTTTGTAAATCCTAAGGACATCATGGCTTTTATGTATTTAATGGAGCATGCAAAGGGTGTTGGCTCTGCACTTTCAAAGGAATTATTTGATAATTTAAGCAAGCTTGGGCATGGAAATTTAATTAAGGCCTTTTTGGAACCAGATAGCAATGTAAAGCTTGAAAAAAGCGTGAAAATAAATAGTAGCTTAGGGCTTTTTGATGATTTAGAACCAAGGGTAAATACAAGCCGCTTTGAACTAAATAGCGATTTTAAAACGCATCCTATACTTGATTTTACCAAGATTAATGAGGATATGGCCAAGGTTTTGGAGCAGCTTTATTTGTATTTAAAACAAGCAAAAGCGTGTGAAAATTCATATGAGCTAAGTAATATTATAAGTTCTAATAGATTTTTTATAAAACTTTGCGAACTATTTATAAATCAAAGATGCGTAAATAAGGCCGGACAAATAGATTCTAACAAGAAAGAAGAAGCTATCTTAAGAATGCAAGAAAAAATCAACAAGCTTGTAGAATACAGCAAAGAATACAAAGATATAAGAAATTATTACAATTTTTTAAGTCTTGCTACAAGTGATATCAGCTCAGGCAAAGGCGTAAATTTGCTTACAATACACGCTAGCAAAGGGCTTGAGTTTAAAACAGTCTTCATTATAGATTTGGTACAAGAACGTTTCCCAAATAAAAAACTAATGAGCAGAATGGGAGGAAGTTTAGAAGAAGAAAGGAGGCTTTTTTATGTAGCTGCTACTAGGGCTATGGATATGCTTTATCTAAGCTACGCAAAAAAAGATAGCAAAAACAAGGACAAGGAATACAAGCCTTCTTGCTTTTTATTCGAAGCTGCCTTGTGCTAA